Proteins encoded together in one Ignavibacteria bacterium window:
- a CDS encoding type IV toxin-antitoxin system AbiEi family antitoxin, whose amino-acid sequence MSYNKNLNIDFIEFNLKNGRKTFSFKELVNFKGNNKNAAKQYIKYSVSRKMIKNLSEGFYAIYSPSEKDSGNIPPADFIEQLMNYRKINYYTGLLSAAAFYGTAHFRSLVFQVIVDKQIHTPKNILQGINFQKKKYFPEYCIIRQKGGYGYINYSSPALTAYDLIKYEHESGTISNIFLIISDMLSQLKISDIKNLLKNNLEVTYIQRLGFILEKLEAAELINPLYEYSKKATAYIPLSRLGNKTENNLSRSEKWKIIENINWEEFIAP is encoded by the coding sequence ATGAGCTATAATAAGAACTTAAATATTGATTTTATAGAATTTAACCTTAAAAACGGTAGAAAAACCTTTTCCTTTAAAGAATTGGTAAATTTTAAAGGCAATAATAAAAACGCTGCTAAACAGTATATTAAATATTCTGTCAGCAGAAAAATGATAAAAAACTTGTCAGAAGGTTTTTATGCTATTTATTCCCCTTCAGAAAAGGATTCAGGAAATATACCGCCGGCAGATTTTATTGAACAACTGATGAATTATAGAAAGATTAATTATTACACCGGCTTATTATCCGCCGCCGCTTTTTACGGCACTGCTCACTTCCGTTCCTTGGTTTTTCAGGTAATTGTTGATAAGCAGATTCATACTCCGAAGAATATTCTGCAAGGAATTAATTTCCAAAAGAAAAAATATTTCCCAGAATACTGCATTATCAGGCAAAAAGGAGGTTATGGCTATATTAATTATTCTTCACCGGCACTTACTGCTTACGATTTAATTAAATACGAACATGAAAGCGGTACTATCAGCAATATTTTTCTTATAATTTCAGATATGCTCTCTCAACTCAAAATAAGTGATATAAAAAATTTACTAAAGAATAATTTAGAAGTAACCTATATACAACGTCTTGGTTTTATTCTCGAAAAGCTCGAAGCAGCAGAATTAATTAATCCTCTGTATGAATATTCTAAAAAAGCAACTGCTTATATTCCTTTATCTCGGTTAGGAAATAAAACCGAAAATAATCTGTCGCGGTCAGAAAAATGGAAAATCATTGAAAACATAAACTGGGAAGAATTCATTGCTCCCTAA